From Alteribacter keqinensis, one genomic window encodes:
- a CDS encoding DUF4037 domain-containing protein — translation MKNLRLRAQEISRHYKKNPKVESVLLGGSVARNWHDDYSDIELFVLWKEGPTDEERMAPVKALDGQLLDFYPYEDEEWSETYITKGVKLEISNFLTKTVSSFIRDVTLSFDTGLDKQCVVATVRDGITLREEDGVIAVLKEKAAVYPPELREAMLRENSDLGSRWNNREALLYRQDWLMLFSVMVSVQTKLMGILFALNRQYVHHPAFKWQHQTLRGMALKPERAVERFNSVLLGSPEDAINEMEALIHDVYELVKQEYMHLDLSGRCL, via the coding sequence ATGAAGAACCTTAGACTACGGGCTCAGGAGATCTCGAGACACTATAAGAAAAACCCTAAAGTGGAGTCAGTATTACTCGGGGGGTCTGTTGCACGAAACTGGCATGATGACTATTCAGATATTGAACTGTTTGTCCTCTGGAAGGAAGGTCCGACGGATGAAGAGCGGATGGCTCCTGTCAAAGCCTTGGACGGGCAGCTGCTGGACTTCTATCCCTACGAAGATGAAGAATGGTCGGAAACGTATATTACCAAGGGAGTTAAGCTGGAGATCAGCAATTTTTTGACCAAAACGGTATCATCTTTCATCCGGGATGTGACGCTGTCGTTTGATACTGGCCTGGATAAGCAGTGTGTGGTGGCAACGGTTCGGGATGGGATTACACTCAGGGAAGAGGATGGTGTGATTGCGGTCTTGAAAGAAAAAGCAGCGGTTTATCCTCCGGAACTGAGGGAAGCCATGCTCCGGGAAAATAGTGACCTGGGCAGCCGCTGGAATAATCGTGAAGCCCTTCTTTACCGGCAGGACTGGCTTATGCTTTTTAGCGTAATGGTGTCTGTACAGACGAAATTGATGGGCATCTTGTTTGCACTGAACCGGCAGTATGTTCATCACCCTGCATTCAAATGGCAGCACCAAACACTTAGGGGAATGGCCCTGAAGCCTGAGAGGGCAGTGGAGCGGTTTAACTCCGTTCTTCTTGGCAGCCCTGAAGATGCGATAAATGAAATGGAAGCTCTCATTCATGACGTGTATGAACTGGTAAAACAGGAATACATGCATCTGGATTTATCTGGGCGATGTTTATAG
- a CDS encoding ATP-binding protein produces MKTKTLLSITESKAHMPDQHALNFLVKKCKEGIKEHSGTDDYHLYLEDGTSQEMWEVLEEDVQEKKTDVKLISHIVDHVATRSIASEESGKHHGFTVKPGILNSLFYYPEFNVALTQASLMHGFGDMIHHFIFAGSDEDIKQFLDYVQARKKEYIKNYVTVFTDMEHGVEPEKVKITSYVTRDDVIMESKIKKQIFRFVDEFFTKNGTFFEQYNIPYKRGLLLYGKPGNGKTTMVKSIANSISSPVAYWQITEFTSSYSIQEVFSSISRMTPMVLVIEDIDSMPELVRSVFLNTLDGATSKEGIFLIGTTNYPEQIDPALINRAGRFDRAYELKGPTAAMRSDYLIKKKLTELLSDEDINALVEATDGFSFAQLNELYKNVALDWYYDRQVNVEEICKDLREENSREKDGWMSGEVSKLGFY; encoded by the coding sequence ATGAAAACAAAGACACTTCTGTCAATCACGGAAAGTAAGGCTCACATGCCCGATCAGCATGCCCTTAATTTTCTAGTAAAAAAATGCAAAGAAGGGATAAAAGAACATTCAGGTACAGACGATTATCACCTTTACTTAGAGGACGGAACGTCCCAGGAAATGTGGGAGGTACTGGAGGAAGATGTGCAGGAGAAGAAGACCGATGTGAAGCTCATAAGCCACATCGTTGATCATGTGGCCACAAGGTCGATTGCGTCTGAGGAAAGTGGAAAACATCATGGCTTTACAGTCAAGCCTGGTATTTTGAATTCGCTGTTTTATTACCCCGAATTCAATGTTGCCCTCACGCAGGCTTCTCTTATGCACGGTTTCGGGGACATGATTCACCACTTTATTTTTGCAGGAAGCGACGAAGACATAAAGCAATTCCTGGATTATGTTCAGGCGCGGAAGAAGGAATACATTAAAAATTATGTGACGGTTTTTACAGATATGGAGCACGGCGTTGAGCCGGAGAAAGTGAAGATTACTTCTTATGTAACCCGTGATGACGTGATTATGGAGAGCAAAATAAAGAAGCAGATCTTCCGTTTCGTGGATGAATTCTTCACGAAGAACGGGACATTTTTTGAGCAGTACAACATTCCGTATAAGAGGGGGCTTTTGCTGTACGGAAAGCCCGGGAACGGAAAAACAACGATGGTGAAATCGATTGCAAACAGCATCTCTTCACCAGTGGCGTACTGGCAAATTACCGAGTTTACATCCAGCTATTCCATTCAGGAAGTTTTTTCGTCAATCTCCCGTATGACACCGATGGTTCTTGTGATCGAAGATATTGATTCCATGCCTGAATTGGTTCGCTCCGTGTTTTTAAATACACTGGATGGTGCCACCTCAAAGGAAGGCATTTTTCTGATCGGAACAACGAACTATCCTGAACAAATTGACCCGGCTTTGATCAACCGGGCAGGGCGTTTCGACCGGGCTTATGAGCTGAAAGGCCCGACAGCCGCCATGCGATCGGATTATTTGATTAAGAAAAAGCTGACCGAGTTGCTTTCAGACGAAGATATCAACGCTCTTGTGGAGGCAACGGACGGCTTCTCGTTTGCCCAGCTCAATGAACTTTACAAAAACGTGGCGCTTGACTGGTATTACGACAGACAAGTGAATGTGGAGGAGATCTGCAAGGACCTTCGTGAGGAGAACAGCAGAGAGAAGGACGGCTGGATGAGTGGGGAGGTGTCAAAGCTTGGGTTTTATTAA
- a CDS encoding alpha/beta fold hydrolase encodes MGQKKPVIVLEAGYGEDSDTWEPVVDRLSELGEVFRYDRAGLGRSGKSENPRTSREMVKELYDLLKAAGIEPPYILVGHSFGGVNARLYASVYPENVCGLVLVDATPVDYRERFLPVMPEEFQIAYKKQFVIEGNYEEFMESLNQVKKTEVKLDISLTVLAAGKKDHYSAGAQKLWNTLQHEMLTISSDSRFIMAENSGHYIHRDEPEVVVAAVREVIQRSTEENK; translated from the coding sequence ATGGGGCAGAAGAAGCCGGTGATCGTGCTGGAGGCAGGGTACGGGGAAGACTCAGACACGTGGGAGCCTGTGGTAGACCGCCTTTCCGAGCTGGGAGAGGTGTTCCGGTATGACCGGGCAGGCCTTGGCCGGAGCGGGAAAAGCGAGAACCCGAGAACGAGCCGTGAGATGGTAAAAGAACTGTATGATCTTCTAAAGGCTGCTGGAATAGAGCCTCCCTATATCCTTGTGGGCCATTCCTTTGGGGGAGTGAACGCGCGTCTGTATGCTTCGGTCTATCCGGAAAACGTCTGCGGCCTCGTCCTCGTGGATGCGACACCGGTTGATTACCGAGAACGTTTCCTGCCGGTGATGCCGGAGGAGTTTCAAATAGCGTACAAAAAGCAGTTTGTGATCGAAGGAAATTACGAAGAATTTATGGAGAGCCTGAACCAGGTGAAGAAAACAGAAGTCAAATTGGACATTTCCCTGACTGTCCTGGCTGCCGGAAAAAAAGATCATTACTCCGCCGGGGCACAAAAGCTGTGGAACACCCTGCAGCATGAGATGCTCACGATTTCTTCAGACAGCCGGTTCATCATGGCCGAAAACAGCGGCCACTATATCCACCGTGACGAACCGGAAGTGGTGGTCGCGGCGGTCAGAGAAGTGATTCAACGATCGACGGAGGAAAATAAATGA